In Chryseobacterium oranimense, a single window of DNA contains:
- a CDS encoding alpha-amylase, with protein MKKTHLLVSILALTLFNSCRNSDENDNESLTKQEVHSKIVNVTNHDGRPFSTGSGSATGKFVSGPGGGVLMQGFYWDVPEGGNWWNTVKDKLTAWSDSGISAVWLPPASKAQNGAYSMGYDPTDYYDFGNFNQNGSVETRFGSRAELEALITKAHAENMQVYADIVINHNSGGQSQANPYTGTNTWTDFSGVASGKFPRSYNDFYKNSYGNNDEGSFGGFPDLCHANPYVQDWLWGRDDSVGKYYKNVMKFDGWRFDYVKGFGPWVVNNWNSNVGGFSVGELWDSNVNTLEWWANNANSSVFDFAAYYKMDEAFDNGNLNVLNDDMMWKRNPYKAVTFVANHDTDIINNKMPAYAYILTHEGYPTIFYRDYEEWLNKERLNNLIWIHNNKATGTTSILYTDNDEYIARRNGYNGNPGLVVYINNSSSWQERWIETNWSSQQIKDFTGNSNWYPTTQGDKWVKIQAPPNSYSVWSLNQ; from the coding sequence ATGAAAAAAACACATTTATTAGTTTCGATACTGGCTTTAACATTGTTTAATTCCTGCCGGAACAGTGATGAAAATGACAATGAAAGCCTTACCAAGCAGGAAGTTCATTCCAAAATTGTCAATGTTACCAATCATGACGGTCGTCCCTTCAGTACCGGAAGCGGATCTGCAACCGGGAAGTTTGTATCTGGTCCCGGAGGCGGTGTTCTTATGCAGGGCTTTTACTGGGATGTACCCGAAGGTGGAAACTGGTGGAATACTGTAAAAGACAAACTTACAGCATGGTCAGATTCAGGAATCAGTGCAGTATGGCTTCCGCCGGCTTCCAAAGCACAGAATGGAGCTTATTCCATGGGATATGACCCTACAGACTACTATGATTTCGGAAATTTTAACCAGAACGGAAGTGTGGAAACCCGTTTTGGATCCCGCGCTGAACTGGAAGCGTTAATTACAAAAGCTCACGCAGAAAACATGCAGGTTTACGCAGATATAGTAATTAATCATAACAGTGGCGGCCAGTCTCAGGCCAATCCTTATACCGGGACAAATACCTGGACCGATTTTTCAGGAGTCGCTTCCGGAAAATTTCCAAGAAGTTATAATGATTTTTACAAAAATTCTTACGGGAATAATGATGAAGGCTCTTTTGGAGGATTCCCGGATCTTTGCCATGCTAATCCTTATGTACAGGACTGGTTGTGGGGAAGAGACGATTCTGTCGGGAAATATTATAAAAATGTTATGAAATTTGATGGCTGGAGATTTGACTATGTGAAAGGTTTCGGACCCTGGGTGGTTAACAACTGGAACTCAAACGTAGGCGGATTCTCCGTTGGTGAATTGTGGGATTCCAATGTGAATACTTTAGAATGGTGGGCTAATAATGCCAACAGTTCCGTATTCGATTTCGCTGCTTACTATAAAATGGATGAGGCCTTCGACAACGGAAACCTTAATGTTCTGAATGATGATATGATGTGGAAAAGAAACCCTTATAAAGCAGTAACCTTTGTTGCCAATCATGATACCGATATTATCAACAATAAAATGCCGGCTTATGCTTACATCCTGACCCATGAAGGATATCCTACCATCTTTTACCGTGATTATGAAGAATGGTTAAATAAAGAAAGGCTGAATAATCTGATCTGGATCCATAATAATAAGGCCACAGGAACAACTTCCATATTATATACGGATAATGATGAATATATTGCAAGACGTAACGGCTATAACGGAAATCCGGGGCTTGTAGTCTATATCAATAACTCATCCAGCTGGCAGGAAAGATGGATAGAAACGAACTGGAGCAGCCAGCAGATAAAAGATTTTACAGGTAACTCAAACTGGTATCCTACTACACAAGGGGATAAATGGGTGAAAATCCAGGCACCGCCAAACAGCTATTCAGTATGGTCACTGAACCAATAA
- a CDS encoding heme-binding domain-containing protein, with protein sequence MKKILVVLLVAFIIIQFFPIDKTNPAPTPGMDFLRIKKTPEPIAKIISTSCYDCHSNETRYPWYASISPASWFVKNHIDEGRKELNFSTFAVYEPKIQSHKLEECIEMIVKEEMPLESYYVGHQDAKLTAEQRKQLIEYFKKVKEETDRKMVF encoded by the coding sequence ATGAAAAAAATTCTGGTTGTACTGCTTGTTGCATTTATTATTATACAGTTTTTCCCGATCGACAAAACCAATCCGGCCCCTACTCCGGGGATGGATTTCCTGAGGATCAAGAAGACTCCGGAACCCATTGCAAAAATCATCAGCACTTCCTGCTACGACTGTCATTCCAATGAAACCCGATATCCCTGGTATGCAAGTATTTCACCAGCTTCATGGTTTGTTAAAAATCATATTGACGAAGGCAGAAAGGAGCTTAATTTCTCTACCTTTGCTGTATACGAACCTAAAATACAGTCTCATAAACTGGAAGAATGCATAGAAATGATTGTAAAAGAGGAAATGCCTCTGGAATCTTACTATGTAGGGCATCAGGATGCCAAACTTACTGCAGAACAGCGTAAGCAACTGATAGAATATTTTAAAAAAGTAAAGGAAGAAACAGACAGAAAAATGGTATTTTAA
- a CDS encoding thiol-disulfide oxidoreductase DCC family protein has protein sequence MKEKWEDKHIVFFDGDCGVCNFWVQWILERDKNDKFMFASLQSDFGQKFLSERSLETKVFNTLYLWKPQQYYLTKSRAILKVAELLGGVYKLAAAGKIIPAFLSDKIYNVVSENRMKLANQKCFLPDRDQKKKFIEV, from the coding sequence ATGAAGGAGAAGTGGGAAGATAAGCATATTGTATTTTTTGACGGCGACTGCGGTGTCTGCAATTTCTGGGTACAGTGGATTCTGGAAAGGGATAAAAATGACAAATTTATGTTTGCTTCACTGCAGTCTGATTTCGGGCAGAAATTCCTTTCTGAAAGAAGCCTGGAAACTAAAGTATTTAATACGCTTTACTTGTGGAAGCCTCAACAATATTACCTCACAAAATCAAGGGCTATTCTGAAGGTTGCTGAACTATTGGGAGGAGTCTACAAACTGGCGGCTGCCGGGAAAATAATCCCTGCTTTTTTAAGTGATAAAATATATAATGTTGTTTCAGAAAACAGAATGAAGCTAGCCAACCAGAAATGTTTCCTTCCGGACCGTGATCAAAAGAAAAAATTTATTGAAGTTTAA